The Pseudomonas triclosanedens genome has a window encoding:
- the fabV gene encoding enoyl-ACP reductase FabV has protein sequence MIIKPRVRGFICVTTHPTGCEANVKEQIEYVEAHGPIANGPKKVLVIGSSTGYGLAARISAAFGAGADTLGVFFERPGSETKAGTAGWYNSAAFEKFAKAKGLYARSINGDAFSDEVKKVTIETIKQDLGKVDLVVYSLAAPRRTHPKTGEVFNSVLKPVGKTVNFRGLDTDKEVIKESVMEPATEDEIANTVAVMGGEDWQMWIDALQDAGVLADGAKTTAFTYLGEEITHDLYWNGSIGAAKKDLDQKVLGIREKLAATGGDARVSVLKAVVTQASSAIPMMPLYLSLLFKVMKEKGTHEGCIEQVDGLFRDSLYGAEPHLDADGRLRADYKELQPDVQNQVKDLWDKVTNENLYQLTDFTGYKTEFLRLFGFEIAGVDYEQDVNPDVRIPNLIQL, from the coding sequence ATGATCATCAAACCGCGCGTGCGTGGCTTCATCTGCGTCACTACCCACCCGACCGGCTGTGAGGCCAACGTCAAGGAACAGATCGAATACGTCGAGGCGCACGGCCCCATCGCCAATGGTCCGAAAAAGGTCCTGGTGATCGGTTCGTCCACTGGCTACGGCCTGGCTGCGCGCATCAGTGCCGCCTTTGGCGCCGGCGCCGACACCCTGGGCGTGTTCTTCGAGCGTCCGGGGAGCGAGACCAAGGCAGGTACCGCCGGTTGGTACAACTCCGCCGCCTTCGAGAAGTTCGCCAAGGCCAAAGGCCTGTATGCGCGCAGCATCAATGGCGACGCCTTCTCCGATGAAGTGAAGAAAGTCACCATCGAGACCATCAAGCAGGACCTGGGCAAGGTCGATCTGGTGGTCTACAGTCTGGCTGCTCCGCGCCGTACCCATCCGAAGACCGGCGAGGTCTTCAACTCCGTGCTCAAACCGGTCGGCAAGACCGTCAACTTCCGCGGCCTGGACACCGACAAGGAAGTGATCAAGGAAAGCGTGATGGAGCCGGCCACCGAGGACGAGATTGCCAACACCGTGGCGGTGATGGGCGGCGAAGACTGGCAGATGTGGATCGATGCATTGCAGGACGCCGGTGTCCTGGCCGACGGTGCCAAGACCACCGCCTTCACCTATCTGGGCGAAGAGATTACCCACGATCTATACTGGAACGGCTCCATTGGCGCGGCAAAGAAGGACCTGGATCAGAAAGTCCTGGGTATTCGCGAGAAGCTGGCCGCCACCGGTGGTGACGCCCGCGTCTCAGTGCTCAAGGCGGTCGTGACCCAGGCCAGCTCGGCCATCCCGATGATGCCTTTGTACCTGTCGCTGCTATTCAAGGTGATGAAGGAGAAGGGTACCCACGAAGGTTGCATCGAGCAGGTGGACGGCCTGTTCCGCGACAGCCTGTACGGCGCCGAGCCGCATCTGGATGCCGACGGCCGTCTGCGCGCCGATTACAAGGAACTGCAGCCGGACGTGCAGAACCAGGTGAAGGACCTGTGGGACAAGGTGACAAACGAGAACCTTTACCAGCTTACCGATTTCACCGGCTACAAGACCGAGTTCCTGCGCCTGTTCGGTTTCGAGATCGCCGGCGTGGACTACGAGCAGGACGTCAATCCGGACGTGCGGATTCCGAATCTGATCCAGCTCTGA
- a CDS encoding substrate-binding periplasmic protein, with product MPQRPAILRATLLLVTLAAPLASLAAGKCEQLVATGNPEYPPYLWRDPVHPERLIGANADLLEQVGKSIGVNIRVLYTGSWARAQEEARLGRVDLLAGAFLTPERLESMDYIHPAFLTTQAVVWVRKDAQFPYASRDDLKGLKGGTLVNNSFGQDFDAFAEQQLTLEEVPSLTQAFQKLMLKRSDYVLYEHYPGLAVADTLGLADDLQPLEPSVSSEGLYLTLAHNSACNDPWLRGQLAKKMTELSAAGVPQHLLQDNLARWKAQQLQPAGTSTQ from the coding sequence ATGCCCCAACGCCCCGCGATACTGCGCGCAACTCTTTTGCTGGTGACCCTTGCCGCGCCTCTTGCCAGCCTCGCAGCCGGCAAGTGCGAGCAACTGGTCGCCACCGGCAATCCGGAGTACCCGCCGTACCTGTGGCGAGATCCGGTCCACCCCGAGCGACTGATCGGCGCCAATGCCGACCTGCTGGAGCAGGTCGGCAAATCCATTGGCGTGAATATCCGCGTGCTCTACACCGGTTCCTGGGCGCGGGCCCAGGAAGAGGCGCGGCTGGGACGCGTCGATCTGCTCGCAGGCGCTTTCCTCACGCCCGAGCGGCTGGAGAGTATGGACTACATCCACCCGGCATTCCTCACCACGCAAGCCGTGGTCTGGGTGCGCAAGGATGCGCAATTTCCCTATGCGAGCCGCGACGACCTCAAGGGGCTGAAGGGCGGTACCCTGGTGAATAACAGCTTCGGCCAGGACTTCGACGCTTTCGCCGAACAGCAACTGACCCTGGAAGAAGTCCCCAGCCTGACCCAGGCCTTCCAGAAGCTGATGCTCAAGCGCTCCGACTACGTGCTCTACGAGCACTATCCCGGTCTGGCAGTGGCCGATACCCTCGGCCTGGCCGATGACCTGCAGCCGCTTGAGCCGTCGGTTTCCAGCGAAGGTCTGTACCTGACGCTGGCGCATAACTCAGCCTGCAACGATCCCTGGCTGCGCGGACAACTGGCGAAAAAAATGACAGAATTGTCGGCCGCCGGAGTCCCGCAGCACCTGCTGCAGGACAACCTGGCCCGCTGGAAGGCGCAGCAACTGCAGCCCGCCGGCACTTCCACCCAGTAG
- a CDS encoding DUF4398 domain-containing protein: protein MMAAGLAMFALAGCATNDPAPTEQMRLAEQALEQAKAVGATDEVAELKLAEDKFQAAKGALAVDSNKKARQLAEQAELDARLAEAKVLTRKSAAQLAEQGKSINRLRKQLGEVQ, encoded by the coding sequence ATGATGGCCGCCGGCCTGGCCATGTTTGCATTGGCTGGCTGTGCGACGAACGACCCGGCACCCACCGAGCAGATGCGTCTTGCCGAGCAGGCTCTGGAACAGGCCAAGGCCGTGGGCGCGACGGATGAAGTGGCCGAGCTGAAGCTGGCCGAGGACAAGTTCCAGGCCGCCAAGGGTGCCCTGGCAGTGGACTCGAACAAGAAGGCGCGGCAGCTTGCCGAGCAGGCCGAGCTCGACGCGCGCCTCGCCGAAGCCAAGGTGCTGACGCGCAAGAGCGCGGCGCAGTTGGCCGAGCAGGGCAAGAGCATCAATCGCCTGCGCAAACAGTTGGGGGAAGTGCAATGA
- a CDS encoding electron transfer flavoprotein subunit beta/FixA family protein, translated as MKVLVAVKRVVDYNVKVRVKADNSGVDLANVKMSMNPFCEIAVEEAVRLKEKGIATEIVAVSVGPNAAQEQLRTALALGADRAILVESNDELNSLAVAKALKAIVDKEQPQLVILGKQAIDSDNNQTGQMLAALTGYAQGTFASKVEVAGDKVNVTREIDGGLQTVALNLPAIVTTDLRLNEPRYASLPNIMKAKKKPLDVVTPDALGVSTASTVKTVKVEAPAARSAGIKVKSVAELVEKLKNEAKVI; from the coding sequence ATGAAGGTTCTTGTAGCTGTCAAACGAGTGGTTGACTATAACGTCAAGGTCCGCGTCAAGGCGGATAACTCCGGCGTCGATCTCGCCAACGTCAAGATGTCCATGAACCCCTTCTGCGAAATCGCCGTGGAAGAAGCCGTTCGCCTGAAAGAGAAAGGCATCGCCACCGAGATCGTTGCGGTCTCCGTCGGCCCGAACGCCGCTCAGGAGCAACTGCGTACCGCGCTGGCGCTGGGTGCTGATCGCGCCATCCTCGTCGAGTCCAACGACGAACTGAATTCCCTGGCTGTCGCCAAGGCCCTGAAAGCCATCGTCGATAAAGAGCAACCGCAACTGGTCATTCTCGGCAAGCAGGCCATCGACAGCGACAACAACCAGACCGGCCAGATGCTGGCTGCGCTGACCGGCTACGCGCAGGGCACCTTCGCTTCCAAGGTGGAAGTGGCTGGCGACAAGGTCAACGTCACCCGTGAAATCGACGGCGGCCTGCAGACCGTTGCCCTGAACCTGCCGGCGATCGTCACCACCGACCTGCGCCTGAACGAGCCGCGCTACGCATCGCTGCCGAACATCATGAAGGCGAAGAAGAAGCCGCTGGACGTGGTGACCCCGGACGCCCTTGGCGTTTCCACCGCTTCCACCGTGAAGACCGTGAAAGTCGAAGCTCCGGCTGCCCGTAGCGCCGGCATCAAGGTCAAGTCCGTTGCTGAACTGGTCGAGAAACTGAAGAACGAGGCGAAAGTAATCTGA
- a CDS encoding DUF4823 domain-containing protein, with the protein MRYLLLILAAAALGGCMNPSDMASGTDYYLRDSGFLDHSQTRRTGNWRLQPDSFIYIAQGPFVPPGHPYARPNVVAEEAFKGFVEYFPMVRRAKTPLGLEGAMKEARAVGANYLLYTRFARGEDNVGNYEEYEDTDNAVGRDRSVIQVMLIETGTRYLVDSATVRSRGGFLTFYDASPDDLIGPPLEDYARSLLGVKTREEYQ; encoded by the coding sequence ATGCGCTACCTGCTGTTGATCCTCGCAGCCGCCGCATTGGGCGGCTGCATGAACCCCAGCGATATGGCCAGCGGGACCGATTACTACCTGCGTGATTCGGGCTTCCTCGATCACAGCCAGACCCGCAGGACGGGGAACTGGCGCCTGCAGCCAGACTCATTCATCTATATCGCCCAAGGGCCGTTCGTGCCGCCAGGGCATCCTTATGCGCGACCCAACGTTGTCGCGGAAGAGGCCTTCAAGGGCTTCGTCGAGTACTTCCCGATGGTGCGCCGCGCCAAAACCCCGCTAGGGTTGGAGGGCGCCATGAAGGAGGCGAGGGCGGTGGGGGCCAATTATCTGCTCTACACCCGCTTTGCGCGCGGCGAGGACAACGTCGGCAACTACGAAGAGTACGAGGACACCGACAACGCTGTGGGGCGCGACCGTAGCGTGATACAGGTGATGCTCATCGAGACCGGCACCCGTTATCTGGTGGATAGCGCAACCGTCCGCAGCCGCGGCGGTTTTCTGACATTCTATGATGCCAGTCCCGACGACCTGATCGGGCCACCGCTGGAAGACTACGCCCGCAGCCTGCTGGGTGTGAAGACGCGTGAGGAGTACCAATGA
- a CDS encoding electron transfer flavoprotein-ubiquinone oxidoreductase, translating to MEREFMEFDVVIVGAGPAGLSAACRLKQKAADAGQEISVCVVEKGSEVGAHILSGAVFEPRALNELFPNWKELEAPLNTPVKRDDIYVLKSPEAAAKVPNFFVPKTMHNEGNYIISLGNLCRWLAQQAEGLGVEIYPGFAAQEALIDENGVVRGIVTGDLGVDREGNPKEGYYTPGMELRAKYTLFAEGCRGHIGKQLIKKYKLDSEADAQHYGIGIKEIWDIDPAKHEQGLVVHTAGWPLNDENPGGSFLYHLENNQVVVGLIIDLSYTNPHLSPFDEFQRYKHHPVIKQYLEGGKRVAYGARAICKGGLNSLPKMVFPGGALIGCDLGTLNFAKIKGSHTAMKSGMLAADSVAEALFAGREGGDELTNYVDAFKGSWLYDELFRSRNFGPAMHKFGAIGGGAFNFIDQNIFGGKIPFTLHDTTPDYATLKKASEAPKIDYPKPDGKISFDKLSSVFLSNTNHEEDQPIHLKLTDPSTPIAKNLPLYDEPAQRYCPAGVYEVVSNDDGSKRFQINAQNCVHCKTCDIKDPAQNITWVAPEGTGGPNYPNM from the coding sequence GTGGAACGCGAATTTATGGAATTCGACGTCGTCATCGTCGGCGCCGGCCCTGCCGGTCTGTCCGCCGCTTGCCGACTGAAACAGAAGGCCGCCGACGCCGGTCAGGAAATCAGCGTCTGTGTGGTCGAGAAGGGTTCCGAAGTGGGCGCCCACATCCTCTCCGGCGCCGTGTTCGAGCCCCGCGCGCTCAACGAGCTGTTCCCCAACTGGAAAGAGCTCGAAGCGCCGCTGAACACCCCGGTCAAGCGTGACGACATCTATGTGCTGAAGAGCCCGGAAGCGGCGGCCAAGGTGCCGAACTTCTTCGTGCCCAAGACCATGCACAACGAAGGCAACTACATCATCTCCCTGGGCAACCTGTGCCGCTGGCTGGCCCAGCAGGCCGAAGGCCTGGGCGTCGAGATCTACCCGGGCTTCGCCGCCCAGGAAGCGCTGATCGACGAAAATGGCGTGGTGCGCGGCATCGTCACCGGTGATTTGGGCGTCGACCGCGAAGGCAATCCGAAAGAGGGTTACTACACCCCAGGCATGGAACTGCGCGCCAAGTACACCCTGTTCGCCGAAGGCTGCCGTGGCCACATCGGCAAGCAGCTGATCAAAAAGTACAAGCTCGACAGCGAAGCCGACGCCCAGCACTACGGCATCGGCATCAAGGAAATCTGGGACATCGACCCGGCCAAGCACGAGCAGGGCCTGGTGGTGCACACCGCCGGCTGGCCACTGAACGACGAGAACCCGGGCGGTTCCTTCCTCTATCACCTGGAAAATAACCAGGTGGTGGTTGGCCTGATCATCGACCTGTCCTACACCAACCCGCACCTGTCGCCGTTCGACGAGTTCCAGCGCTACAAGCACCACCCGGTGATCAAGCAATACCTGGAAGGCGGCAAGCGCGTCGCTTATGGCGCCCGCGCCATCTGCAAGGGCGGCCTGAATTCGCTGCCGAAGATGGTCTTCCCTGGCGGCGCGCTGATCGGTTGCGACCTGGGCACCCTGAACTTCGCCAAGATCAAGGGCAGCCACACCGCCATGAAGTCCGGCATGCTGGCCGCCGATTCGGTTGCCGAAGCGCTGTTCGCTGGCCGTGAAGGCGGTGACGAGCTGACCAACTATGTCGATGCGTTCAAGGGCAGCTGGCTGTACGACGAGCTGTTCCGCAGCCGCAATTTCGGCCCGGCGATGCACAAGTTCGGCGCCATCGGTGGCGGTGCCTTCAACTTCATCGACCAGAACATCTTCGGCGGCAAGATTCCGTTCACCCTGCACGATACGACGCCGGACTACGCGACCCTGAAGAAGGCCAGCGAAGCACCGAAGATCGACTACCCGAAGCCGGACGGCAAAATCAGCTTCGACAAGCTCTCCTCGGTGTTCCTCTCCAACACCAACCACGAGGAAGACCAGCCGATTCACCTGAAGCTGACCGACCCGAGCACCCCGATCGCCAAGAACCTGCCGCTCTACGACGAGCCCGCGCAGCGTTATTGCCCGGCCGGCGTGTACGAAGTAGTGAGCAACGACGACGGCAGCAAGCGCTTCCAGATCAACGCGCAGAACTGCGTGCACTGCAAGACCTGCGACATCAAGGACCCGGCCCAGAACATCACCTGGGTAGCACCGGAAGGTACCGGCGGTCCGAACTACCCCAACATGTAA
- a CDS encoding electron transfer flavoprotein subunit alpha/FixB family protein, producing MAILVIAEHNNGALGAATLNTVAAAQKIGGDIVVLVAGQNVGSVAEAAAKIAGVSKVLVADNAAYAHQLPENVAPLIAELVKEEGGKGYSHVLAAATTNGKNFLPRVAALLDVDQISEIIEVVSADTFKRPIYAGNAIATVQSSAAVKVITVRGTGFDAAAAEGGSAAVEAVSGPADAGKSAFVGEELAKSDRPELTAAKIVVSGGRGMGNGDNFKILYSLADKLGAAVGASRAAVDAGFVPNDMQVGQTGKIVAPQLYVAVGISGAIQHLAGMKDSKVIVAINKDEEAPIFQVADYGLVADLFEAVPELEKAV from the coding sequence ATGGCTATCCTGGTAATCGCTGAGCACAACAACGGCGCACTGGGCGCTGCCACCCTGAACACCGTCGCTGCTGCGCAGAAGATCGGTGGCGACATCGTTGTTCTGGTCGCTGGCCAGAACGTTGGCAGTGTGGCCGAAGCCGCTGCCAAGATCGCAGGCGTTTCCAAGGTGCTGGTCGCCGACAACGCCGCTTACGCTCATCAACTGCCGGAGAACGTTGCTCCGCTGATCGCTGAGCTTGTGAAAGAGGAGGGGGGCAAGGGCTACAGCCACGTGCTGGCCGCCGCCACAACCAACGGCAAGAACTTCCTGCCGCGCGTCGCTGCTCTGCTGGACGTCGACCAGATCTCCGAGATCATCGAAGTCGTCAGCGCCGACACCTTCAAGCGCCCGATCTATGCCGGTAACGCCATCGCTACCGTGCAGTCCTCGGCTGCCGTCAAGGTCATCACCGTGCGTGGCACCGGCTTCGACGCCGCTGCCGCCGAAGGTGGCTCCGCCGCTGTCGAAGCGGTTTCCGGCCCGGCCGATGCCGGCAAGTCCGCCTTCGTTGGTGAAGAGCTGGCCAAGTCCGACCGTCCGGAGCTGACCGCTGCCAAGATCGTCGTTTCCGGCGGCCGCGGCATGGGCAATGGCGACAACTTCAAGATCCTCTACTCCCTGGCCGACAAGCTGGGCGCTGCCGTCGGCGCTTCTCGCGCTGCCGTTGACGCCGGCTTCGTGCCGAACGACATGCAGGTCGGCCAGACCGGCAAGATCGTCGCGCCGCAACTGTACGTGGCCGTTGGCATCTCCGGTGCCATCCAGCACCTGGCGGGCATGAAGGATTCGAAAGTGATCGTCGCGATCAACAAGGACGAAGAGGCGCCGATCTTCCAGGTTGCCGACTACGGCCTGGTCGCCGACCTGTTCGAAGCCGTACCGGAGCTGGAAAAGGCCGTCTAA
- a CDS encoding alpha/beta fold hydrolase, whose protein sequence is MKKALLVLVLLLAATAGALYAFPSTLLASAQFVERSRAGLSVNTLRVDNLDIRYYEGGPDKAQTILLIHGFGADKSNWPRFARFLTDRYHVIAVDLPGFGDSSRPENISYDVGTQAERLADFMGELGIGRFHVVGNSMGGHIAALLAARHPNEVLSVGLFDNAGVVAPHPSELFQRLSKGENPLVLRSVEDFPALIDFVFVQAPPLPSRLQHYLAERSLERSAFNSMVFQQLRERYIPLEPELPKITAPTLLLWGDRDRVLDVSSIEVMKPLLKKPSVAILRDCGHVPMIERPEETARLYLDFLQQNHAPATASN, encoded by the coding sequence ATGAAGAAAGCCCTTCTGGTCCTCGTCCTGCTGCTCGCCGCAACGGCGGGCGCGCTCTATGCCTTCCCCTCTACGCTGCTGGCCAGCGCCCAGTTCGTCGAGCGCAGCCGCGCTGGCCTGAGCGTGAACACGCTGCGGGTCGACAACCTGGACATCCGCTATTACGAAGGCGGCCCGGACAAGGCGCAGACCATCCTGCTGATCCACGGTTTCGGCGCGGACAAGAGCAACTGGCCGCGCTTCGCGCGCTTCCTCACCGACCGCTACCATGTCATCGCCGTCGACTTGCCGGGCTTCGGCGACAGCAGCCGGCCCGAAAACATCAGCTATGACGTGGGTACCCAGGCCGAGCGCCTGGCGGACTTCATGGGCGAACTGGGCATCGGCCGCTTCCATGTAGTCGGCAACTCGATGGGCGGGCACATCGCTGCTCTTCTCGCCGCGCGCCATCCGAACGAAGTACTGTCGGTCGGCCTGTTCGACAACGCGGGAGTCGTGGCGCCGCATCCGAGTGAACTGTTCCAGCGGCTGAGCAAGGGAGAGAACCCGCTGGTGTTGCGCTCGGTTGAGGATTTCCCGGCCCTGATCGACTTTGTGTTCGTGCAGGCGCCACCGCTGCCATCGCGGCTGCAGCACTATCTGGCGGAACGCTCGCTGGAGCGCAGCGCGTTCAACAGCATGGTCTTCCAGCAGTTGCGCGAGCGCTATATCCCGCTGGAGCCGGAGCTGCCGAAGATCACCGCACCCACACTGCTACTGTGGGGTGACCGGGACCGGGTACTGGATGTTTCCAGTATCGAGGTCATGAAACCGCTGCTGAAGAAACCCAGCGTCGCCATTCTGCGCGACTGCGGGCATGTGCCGATGATCGAACGCCCGGAAGAAACCGCTCGCCTCTACCTGGATTTCCTGCAGCAGAACCACGCCCCCGCGACCGCGTCGAACTGA
- a CDS encoding OmpA family protein → MTSRQLLRFMVLGTVVVLGGCANSQLSEKSLEQARTQFQSVKEDSAVLRSAPKDVIRAGESLARAERLSSYWGSSDDVLQYSYLSQRYSEIAREHSNYALNQERLAKQQMERERLQLAMREARLLNVQEQSKWLEQQMVSLATNETERGLVLTLGDVLFDSGEADLKPAANRTVLKVVQFLQLNPRRVLRIEGYTDSEGDQQQNLKLSRDRAQAVADALTDLGVDDERIQVKGYGEAFPVSDNASSLGRAQNRRVEIVFSDEKGQLGAER, encoded by the coding sequence ATGACTTCCCGGCAACTGTTGCGCTTCATGGTGCTGGGAACCGTCGTCGTGCTCGGCGGATGTGCCAACAGCCAGCTCAGCGAAAAATCCCTGGAACAGGCACGTACCCAGTTCCAGTCGGTTAAGGAAGATTCCGCTGTGCTGCGCAGCGCGCCCAAGGACGTCATCCGTGCCGGCGAGTCGCTGGCGCGCGCCGAGCGTCTGTCCAGCTACTGGGGCAGCAGCGACGACGTACTGCAGTACTCCTACCTGAGCCAGCGCTACAGCGAGATCGCCCGCGAGCACAGCAACTACGCGCTGAATCAGGAGCGTCTGGCCAAGCAGCAGATGGAGCGCGAGCGACTGCAACTGGCGATGCGCGAAGCGCGCCTGCTCAACGTGCAGGAGCAGAGCAAATGGCTGGAGCAGCAGATGGTCAGCCTGGCCACCAACGAAACCGAGCGTGGTCTTGTGCTGACGCTGGGCGACGTCCTGTTCGACAGCGGCGAGGCCGACCTGAAGCCGGCCGCCAATCGCACGGTGCTCAAGGTGGTGCAGTTCCTCCAGCTCAACCCGCGGCGCGTGCTGCGCATCGAGGGCTATACCGACAGCGAAGGCGACCAACAGCAGAACCTGAAGCTGTCCAGAGACCGCGCACAGGCGGTAGCCGACGCACTGACCGATTTGGGCGTGGATGACGAACGTATCCAGGTGAAGGGCTACGGCGAGGCTTTCCCTGTCTCGGACAACGCATCTTCCCTGGGGCGGGCGCAGAACCGCCGGGTCGAGATCGTCTTCTCCGATGAGAAAGGCCAATTGGGCGCCGAACGCTGA
- a CDS encoding DUF1285 domain-containing protein: MTDPGKAGDLLAQIPASKDKGLPPVHLWNPECCGDIDMRIARDGTWYYLGTPIGRKPMVRLFSTIIRRDGDDYFLVTPVEKCGITVDDAPFVAVTLAVEGKGEQQVLRFTTNVDDEVVADAGHPIRVELDPQTQEPSPYLLVRVNLEALIHRNVFYQLVELAVSREIDGVEWLGVWSSGEFFPIAPQP, translated from the coding sequence ATGACCGATCCAGGCAAGGCCGGCGACCTGCTGGCGCAGATACCCGCCAGCAAGGACAAGGGGTTGCCGCCGGTGCACCTGTGGAACCCGGAATGTTGCGGTGACATCGACATGCGCATTGCCCGCGACGGCACCTGGTATTACCTGGGCACGCCGATCGGGCGCAAGCCAATGGTGCGGCTGTTCTCCACCATCATCCGCCGCGATGGCGACGACTATTTCCTGGTGACTCCTGTGGAGAAGTGCGGGATCACCGTCGATGACGCGCCCTTCGTCGCGGTGACCCTGGCAGTCGAAGGGAAGGGCGAGCAGCAGGTGCTGCGCTTTACCACTAACGTCGATGATGAAGTAGTGGCTGATGCCGGGCATCCGATTCGCGTCGAACTTGACCCGCAGACCCAGGAGCCGTCGCCTTACCTGTTGGTGCGAGTGAACCTGGAGGCGCTGATCCACCGCAATGTGTTCTACCAGTTGGTGGAACTGGCGGTTTCCCGTGAAATCGACGGGGTCGAGTGGCTGGGGGTCTGGAGTTCGGGAGAGTTCTTCCCCATCGCTCCGCAGCCGTGA